Proteins found in one Bacillus subtilis subsp. subtilis str. 168 genomic segment:
- the yvrH gene encoding two-component sensor histidine kinase YvrG [cell wall processes and sublancin production and immunity (YvrG)] (Evidence 1a: Function from experimental evidences in the studied strain; PubMedId: 11717295, 16306698, 25879813; Product type r: regulator), producing MENASILIVDDEKAIVDMIKRVLEKEGYRNILDAASAEEAIPVVKANKVDLIVLDVMMGGMSGFEACTLIREYSDAPIFFLTARSSDADKLSGFAVGADDYITKPFNPLELAARIRAHLKRTYQSKETSSNQTYTYDYFTFSPQNAELIVGGEAVACSAQLLQLLQYFCEHPNVVLSKDQIYEKVWGYPSYGDNNTVMVHIRKLREKIERDPSNPEYIVTVRGLGYRFIPNPEGKRS from the coding sequence GTGGAAAATGCGTCAATTTTAATCGTAGACGATGAGAAAGCGATTGTGGACATGATCAAACGCGTTCTCGAAAAAGAAGGTTATCGAAATATACTGGATGCGGCAAGCGCAGAAGAAGCGATTCCCGTTGTGAAGGCCAATAAGGTTGACTTGATTGTGCTGGATGTCATGATGGGCGGAATGTCCGGTTTTGAAGCCTGCACATTGATCAGAGAGTATTCAGACGCTCCGATTTTTTTCCTGACGGCAAGATCATCCGACGCGGACAAATTATCGGGCTTTGCGGTTGGAGCTGATGACTATATCACAAAACCATTTAATCCGCTGGAATTAGCGGCGCGGATCAGAGCGCATCTCAAGCGTACATATCAATCGAAAGAAACGAGTTCAAATCAAACCTACACATATGATTACTTTACTTTTTCTCCGCAAAATGCCGAGTTGATCGTAGGCGGGGAAGCCGTTGCCTGTTCAGCCCAGCTTCTGCAGCTTTTGCAGTATTTTTGTGAACACCCTAACGTGGTGCTTTCCAAAGATCAAATATATGAAAAAGTATGGGGCTATCCTTCCTACGGTGACAACAACACCGTCATGGTTCATATTCGCAAGCTTAGGGAGAAGATTGAGCGCGATCCGAGCAATCCGGAGTATATTGTAACCGTTCGAGGTCTCGGCTATCGTTTTATCCCAAATCCTGAAGGCAAGCGGTCATGA
- the rsoA gene encoding regulator of sigma-O (Evidence 1a: Function from experimental evidences in the studied strain; PubMedId: 18573182, 19047353, 27558998; Product type r: regulator) encodes MDGQFEQKKKQKDETYDIEHLIACFSPMIRKKLSNTSYQEREDLEQELKIKMFEKADMLLCQDVPGFWEFILYMVDENS; translated from the coding sequence GTGGACGGCCAGTTTGAACAAAAAAAGAAACAAAAAGACGAGACTTATGACATTGAGCACCTGATTGCATGCTTTTCACCGATGATCAGAAAAAAACTCAGCAATACGTCCTATCAAGAAAGAGAAGATTTAGAGCAAGAGCTGAAGATCAAAATGTTTGAAAAGGCTGATATGCTTTTATGTCAGGATGTACCGGGGTTTTGGGAGTTTATTTTGTACATGGTAGATGAGAACTCATAA
- the sigO gene encoding alternative sigma factor (Evidence 1a: Function from experimental evidences in the studied strain; PubMedId: 16306698, 18573182, 19047353, 27558998; Product type r: regulator) has translation MKHPIVKHFLSNPQHYRLFKNVMESPNEKDARSLDELFKQFYKEIRIVKYMNSMIRIFSIDFDKRVRKNQKRYPLTVDHPEAGDRLSSETGSDAFEEFLDRQDDLSQHVQDYQLYQAIQKLTDKQKSVLTKVYLHGATMQEIADSLGESRQNISNIHKKGLENIRKQLAAQKKGEK, from the coding sequence ATGAAGCATCCCATCGTGAAGCATTTTTTGAGCAATCCTCAGCATTACCGTTTGTTCAAAAACGTAATGGAAAGCCCTAACGAAAAAGATGCAAGATCATTGGACGAGCTATTTAAGCAATTTTATAAAGAAATCCGCATCGTCAAGTATATGAATTCAATGATTCGCATCTTTTCTATTGATTTTGATAAGCGGGTTCGCAAAAACCAAAAACGGTATCCACTGACGGTTGATCATCCGGAGGCGGGAGATCGGCTTTCTTCCGAAACAGGTAGCGATGCATTTGAAGAATTTTTAGACAGGCAGGATGATTTGAGCCAGCATGTACAGGATTACCAGCTCTACCAAGCGATCCAGAAGCTGACTGACAAACAAAAAAGTGTGCTGACGAAAGTCTATCTTCACGGTGCCACGATGCAGGAGATTGCAGATTCATTAGGGGAGTCCCGACAAAACATCTCCAACATTCATAAAAAGGGGCTGGAGAATATCAGAAAGCAGTTAGCGGCGCAAAAAAAGGGGGAAAAGTAA
- the yvrJ gene encoding factor involved in oxalate decarboxylase expression (Evidence 1a: Function from experimental evidences in the studied strain; PubMedId: 18573182, 19047353; Product type f: factor): MTVKDFDSPSNRLPTKLNEGKQKKVNYYFPPSVFQNTLQQFTFYRFSSLTYMTAEKEGRYFPMDQVFIEEVVKQIGNLGFPALIAMYLLTRFEKKFDQLIELMTELKDHAKK; encoded by the coding sequence TTGACCGTAAAAGACTTTGATAGTCCATCAAACCGCCTCCCTACTAAATTAAATGAAGGAAAGCAAAAAAAAGTAAACTACTACTTTCCGCCTAGTGTCTTCCAAAATACTTTGCAGCAGTTTACGTTTTATCGGTTTTCCTCACTTACATACATGACTGCAGAAAAAGAAGGGAGGTATTTTCCTATGGATCAGGTTTTTATAGAGGAAGTCGTAAAACAGATCGGCAATTTGGGGTTTCCCGCGCTGATTGCAATGTATCTGCTGACCCGATTCGAAAAGAAGTTTGATCAACTAATAGAACTAATGACAGAACTGAAAGATCATGCAAAAAAATAA
- the oxdC gene encoding oxalate decarboxylase (Evidence 1a: Function from experimental evidences in the studied strain; PubMedId: 10960116, 14697267, 14871895, 17459326, 18573182, 19047353, 21255608, 21264418, 21782782, 26744902, 27797181; Product type e : enzyme) has product MKKQNDIPQPIRGDKGATVKIPRNIERDRQNPDMLVPPETDHGTVSNMKFSFSDTHNRLEKGGYAREVTVRELPISENLASVNMRLKPGAIRELHWHKEAEWAYMIYGSARVTIVDEKGRSFIDDVGEGDLWYFPSGLPHSIQALEEGAEFLLVFDDGSFSENSTFQLTDWLAHTPKEVIAANFGVTKEEISNLPGKEKYIFENQLPGSLKDDIVEGPNGEVPYPFTYRLLEQEPIESEGGKVYIADSTNFKVSKTIASALVTVEPGAMRELHWHPNTHEWQYYISGKARMTVFASDGHARTFNYQAGDVGYVPFAMGHYVENIGDEPLVFLEIFKDDHYADVSLNQWLAMLPETFVQAHLDLGKDFTDVLSKEKHPVVKKKCSK; this is encoded by the coding sequence ATGAAAAAACAAAATGACATTCCGCAGCCAATTAGAGGAGACAAAGGAGCAACGGTAAAAATCCCGCGCAATATTGAAAGAGACCGGCAAAACCCTGATATGCTCGTTCCGCCTGAAACCGATCATGGCACCGTCAGCAATATGAAGTTTTCATTCTCTGATACTCATAACCGATTAGAAAAAGGCGGATATGCCCGGGAAGTGACAGTACGTGAATTGCCGATTTCAGAAAACCTTGCATCCGTAAATATGCGGCTGAAGCCAGGCGCGATTCGCGAGCTTCACTGGCATAAAGAAGCTGAATGGGCTTATATGATTTACGGAAGTGCAAGAGTCACAATTGTAGATGAAAAAGGGCGCAGCTTTATTGACGATGTAGGTGAAGGAGACCTTTGGTACTTCCCGTCAGGCCTGCCGCACTCCATCCAAGCGCTGGAGGAGGGAGCTGAGTTCCTGCTCGTGTTTGACGATGGATCATTCTCTGAAAACAGCACGTTCCAGCTGACAGATTGGCTGGCCCACACTCCAAAAGAAGTCATTGCTGCGAACTTCGGCGTGACAAAAGAAGAGATTTCCAATTTGCCTGGCAAAGAAAAATATATATTTGAAAACCAACTTCCTGGCAGTTTAAAAGATGATATTGTGGAAGGGCCGAATGGCGAAGTGCCTTATCCATTTACTTACCGCCTTCTTGAACAAGAGCCGATCGAATCTGAGGGAGGAAAAGTATACATTGCAGATTCGACAAACTTCAAAGTGTCTAAAACCATCGCATCAGCGCTCGTAACAGTAGAACCCGGCGCCATGAGAGAACTGCACTGGCACCCGAATACCCACGAATGGCAATACTACATCTCCGGTAAAGCTAGAATGACCGTTTTTGCATCTGACGGCCATGCCAGAACGTTTAATTACCAAGCCGGTGATGTCGGATATGTACCATTTGCAATGGGTCATTACGTTGAAAACATCGGGGATGAACCGCTTGTCTTTTTAGAAATCTTCAAAGACGACCATTATGCTGATGTATCTTTAAACCAATGGCTTGCCATGCTTCCTGAAACATTTGTTCAAGCGCACCTTGACTTGGGCAAAGACTTTACTGATGTGCTTTCAAAAGAAAAGCACCCAGTAGTGAAAAAGAAATGCAGTAAATAA
- the rsiO gene encoding acid stress-sensitive anti sigma factor (Evidence 1a: Function from experimental evidences in the studied strain; PubMedId: 15849754, 16850406, 18573182, 19047353, 26651345; Product type f: factor) codes for MKHQNPSKRLLRLSIKYLLAAAAVVLTYFAVIYILFSLAGTSYRSAAHVLLFAVVFLVLGLCFEPFERLMIHSFTFFKTGKRLFILLAGIVQLLFLWMTAHTTDQLISDIWLSTTEEMIVAAVFLILDKCNSALPS; via the coding sequence GTGAAACATCAAAACCCTTCAAAACGCTTATTGCGGCTCTCCATAAAGTACTTGCTGGCCGCAGCAGCAGTGGTGTTGACCTATTTTGCTGTCATCTATATATTGTTTTCTTTAGCGGGAACGAGCTACCGCTCAGCAGCTCATGTCCTGCTTTTTGCCGTGGTATTCCTTGTTCTCGGATTATGCTTTGAACCATTTGAACGGCTGATGATACATAGCTTTACATTTTTCAAGACAGGAAAACGTCTATTCATTCTCCTTGCTGGCATCGTACAGCTGCTGTTTTTGTGGATGACTGCTCATACAACAGACCAATTGATCAGCGACATCTGGCTGTCCACCACAGAAGAAATGATTGTCGCAGCCGTTTTTTTGATTTTAGACAAATGCAACTCGGCTCTTCCCAGCTAA
- the yvrN gene encoding putative ABC transporter (ATP-binding protein) (Evidence 3: Putative function from multiple computational evidences; Product type t: transporter), whose product MLEHIRISFQSIFSHKLRSILTMLGVIIGIAAIIAIVSMLKGQSEQLKQSMIGMGNNAINVVYQPSGGEEESGGPQVSYASAPPVAEETVKAIKSDPMVKGLSLYYLSEGASVFHLTNVSYPQVYGVDDDYFDMFPIRITEGRKLTENDLNSTHQVVMINEAVRDELFPDGEALHKSIEMNGVPFKVVGVFKEKNQQESMFEGDYANPVLYVPKKVWPLIEGFDAPTQIAVQADSSEHIQEAGVMAADLLNQGLSEAELEKAEYSVMDLQEIAQEVESFNQSFALLLGGIASISLLVGGIGVMNIMLVSVTERTREIGIKKALGAKRRVILFQFLTEAVVLTSIGGILGVLAGFGIAKLLTVIFPMPFIVSIPAVVGALIFSMAVGIIFGLLPSIKASKLQPVDALRYE is encoded by the coding sequence ATGCTTGAACATATTCGAATCTCCTTTCAATCCATTTTCTCTCATAAATTAAGATCGATTCTGACAATGCTTGGCGTCATTATCGGCATAGCGGCAATCATCGCGATTGTTTCAATGCTGAAGGGCCAAAGTGAGCAGTTAAAGCAAAGTATGATCGGCATGGGAAACAACGCCATCAATGTTGTCTACCAGCCGTCTGGCGGAGAAGAGGAGAGCGGCGGCCCTCAGGTGTCGTATGCGTCCGCGCCGCCTGTAGCGGAAGAAACAGTAAAGGCGATCAAATCAGATCCGATGGTCAAAGGATTATCCTTATATTACTTGTCAGAAGGCGCGAGCGTTTTTCATTTAACTAACGTTTCGTATCCCCAAGTGTATGGAGTGGACGATGATTACTTCGACATGTTTCCAATCCGAATAACCGAAGGGAGAAAGCTGACGGAAAACGATTTAAACAGCACACACCAAGTAGTGATGATCAATGAAGCTGTCAGAGATGAACTGTTTCCAGACGGAGAAGCTCTGCATAAAAGCATTGAGATGAATGGTGTGCCGTTTAAGGTCGTGGGTGTTTTTAAAGAAAAAAATCAACAGGAAAGCATGTTTGAAGGCGACTATGCGAACCCGGTTTTGTACGTGCCGAAAAAAGTGTGGCCGCTTATTGAAGGATTTGACGCGCCAACGCAGATTGCCGTGCAGGCTGATTCTTCTGAGCATATCCAAGAAGCGGGTGTAATGGCTGCAGATCTTTTAAATCAGGGACTGTCAGAAGCTGAGCTGGAAAAAGCAGAGTACAGTGTAATGGATCTTCAGGAGATCGCGCAGGAAGTGGAGTCCTTTAATCAGTCATTTGCATTGCTGCTTGGCGGTATCGCCAGTATTTCACTTTTGGTGGGCGGTATCGGCGTCATGAACATTATGCTCGTTTCCGTAACGGAGCGCACGAGGGAAATCGGAATTAAGAAAGCGCTCGGTGCTAAGCGGCGTGTGATTTTATTTCAATTTTTAACCGAGGCTGTCGTGCTGACAAGCATTGGCGGAATACTCGGTGTGCTGGCGGGCTTCGGCATCGCCAAGCTGCTGACGGTCATTTTTCCGATGCCTTTTATCGTCTCCATTCCAGCTGTTGTCGGAGCACTCATCTTTTCAATGGCAGTCGGCATTATCTTCGGCTTGCTTCCGTCTATCAAGGCTTCGAAGCTTCAGCCTGTAGACGCGCTTCGCTATGAATAA
- the yvrO gene encoding putative ABC transporter (ATP-binding protein) (Evidence 3: Putative function from multiple computational evidences; PubMedId: 11544226, 22517742; Product type t: transporter) produces MLTLNNISKSYKLGKEEVPILKHINLTVQAGEFLAIMGPSGSGKSTLMNIIGCLDRPTSGTYTLDQIDILKGKDGALAEIRNESIGFVFQTFHLLPRLTALQNVELPMIYNKVKKKERRQRAYEALEKVGLKDRVSYKPPKLSGGQKQRVAIARALVNQPRFILADEPTGALDTKSSEQILALFSELHREGKTIIMITHDPDVAKKADRTVFIRDGELVLDERGDISHA; encoded by the coding sequence ATGCTGACACTGAATAATATTTCGAAGTCGTACAAGCTGGGAAAAGAAGAAGTTCCAATCTTGAAACATATCAATCTGACCGTTCAGGCGGGGGAGTTTTTAGCTATTATGGGGCCTTCCGGTTCTGGAAAGTCAACGTTAATGAATATTATCGGCTGTTTGGACAGGCCAACCTCAGGAACCTATACGCTTGACCAGATCGATATATTGAAAGGGAAAGACGGGGCTTTAGCCGAAATTCGCAATGAATCAATCGGGTTTGTGTTTCAAACTTTTCATTTGCTGCCGCGTCTCACCGCGCTGCAAAATGTCGAGCTGCCGATGATCTACAATAAAGTGAAGAAAAAAGAGAGAAGGCAACGGGCATATGAAGCGCTGGAAAAAGTCGGATTAAAAGACAGGGTCTCCTACAAACCGCCTAAGCTGTCCGGCGGCCAAAAGCAGCGGGTGGCGATAGCGAGGGCCCTTGTCAATCAGCCGAGGTTTATTTTAGCTGATGAACCGACCGGGGCGCTTGATACCAAATCAAGTGAACAAATTTTGGCACTGTTTTCTGAACTGCATCGGGAAGGCAAGACCATTATTATGATAACCCACGACCCGGACGTCGCCAAAAAAGCTGACAGAACCGTTTTTATCAGAGACGGAGAGTTGGTATTAGATGAGAGAGGGGATATCAGCCATGCTTGA
- the yvrP gene encoding putative ABC transporter membrane fusion component (Evidence 3: Putative function from multiple computational evidences; Product type t: transporter): MSKKKKWLIGGAICAGVLVLAGIGAGGFYFFTHMNQVAVSSEPYAESVAVYMGGDSESGQTFSGKVEPEKQQKVYIDSEKGSIKKTYVKEGDQVKKGDKLFEYEGEDHSDEVEQANLQIEMTNLQINRLQKSITETEKKLKVAGKEEKNQLQDELDQTNFDLKTSQLELKQHQKELAGLTKNKGSNVITSKHDGIVQSVNQDIADGATGDQAAGPYIQIVSTGKYLVKSQINELLMDTIKKGSKVRVTLKTGGEGEWKGKVTSIGKLPAGAGEGEESESFADEEMNPQSSNYPFTILLDSHKGLEVGYHVNIEVMSDNADADTIKLPSDMVIQDDGEPYVWKADENHKAVKQPVEIGETDENDMVEIKSGLTPEDYVIYPDPAVKEGKQVTVNADTE; this comes from the coding sequence GTGTCCAAGAAGAAAAAATGGCTTATTGGCGGTGCGATATGTGCCGGTGTGCTTGTATTGGCTGGGATCGGCGCTGGCGGTTTTTACTTTTTTACTCACATGAACCAAGTTGCCGTATCATCGGAGCCCTATGCTGAATCGGTCGCGGTATACATGGGAGGAGATTCAGAATCAGGCCAAACGTTTTCTGGAAAGGTTGAACCTGAGAAACAGCAGAAAGTATACATAGATTCAGAAAAAGGCAGCATTAAAAAAACATACGTCAAAGAAGGCGATCAGGTTAAAAAGGGCGATAAGCTTTTTGAGTATGAGGGCGAGGATCATTCTGATGAAGTGGAGCAAGCCAATTTGCAAATTGAAATGACAAATCTGCAAATCAACCGTTTGCAAAAATCAATAACGGAAACGGAAAAAAAGCTGAAAGTTGCAGGAAAAGAAGAGAAAAACCAGCTTCAAGATGAACTTGATCAAACCAATTTCGATTTGAAAACAAGCCAGCTTGAACTGAAGCAGCATCAAAAAGAACTGGCTGGCCTGACGAAAAACAAAGGTTCCAATGTCATTACAAGCAAGCATGACGGAATCGTTCAAAGCGTCAATCAGGATATCGCTGACGGTGCAACAGGCGACCAGGCAGCAGGCCCGTATATCCAGATTGTTTCGACAGGCAAATATCTGGTCAAAAGCCAAATCAATGAGCTGTTAATGGACACGATCAAAAAAGGCAGCAAAGTCAGGGTCACGCTGAAAACAGGCGGTGAGGGCGAGTGGAAAGGAAAGGTCACCTCGATCGGCAAGCTTCCAGCGGGAGCAGGCGAGGGTGAAGAATCAGAAAGCTTTGCTGATGAAGAAATGAATCCCCAGTCCTCTAACTATCCTTTCACCATTTTATTAGACAGCCATAAAGGTCTTGAAGTCGGCTATCATGTCAACATCGAAGTGATGAGTGATAATGCTGATGCGGACACGATCAAGCTGCCGTCCGACATGGTCATTCAGGATGACGGCGAACCGTACGTATGGAAAGCTGATGAGAATCACAAAGCGGTTAAGCAGCCTGTTGAAATCGGAGAGACTGATGAAAATGACATGGTGGAAATTAAGAGCGGCCTGACGCCGGAAGATTATGTGATCTATCCTGATCCCGCGGTCAAGGAAGGAAAGCAGGTTACAGTCAATGCTGACACTGAATAA
- the fhuC gene encoding ferrichrome ABC transporter (ATP-binding protein) (Evidence 2a: Function from experimental evidences in other organisms; PubMedId: 8388528, 8596459, 10913070, 15802251; Product type t: transporter), whose translation MNSLSTEQLGIGYGDRVIVEDLNISIPKGKITTLIGPNGCGKSTILKTMSRIMRSHAGAVYLNGKAIHKMSTKDIAKDMAILPQTPEAPSGLTVHELVSYGRFPHQSGFGRLNDEDRRIIKWALEETGMAEYAERPIEALSGGQRQRVWIAMALAQGTELLLLDEPTTYLDLAHQLEILQLLDRLNKEQGRTILMVIHDLNHAARFSHYMIALKKGTVIKEGTALEVMTPDILKQVFQIDAEIVTDPRTNKPVCLTYDLIKNEKELVTV comes from the coding sequence ATGAATTCATTATCAACGGAACAGCTTGGAATCGGTTATGGCGACAGGGTGATTGTAGAGGATTTAAATATATCGATTCCTAAAGGGAAAATTACCACCTTAATTGGCCCGAACGGCTGCGGGAAATCAACGATTTTAAAAACAATGTCCAGAATTATGCGTTCACATGCAGGTGCCGTCTATTTAAACGGCAAAGCGATTCATAAAATGTCTACAAAGGACATTGCAAAAGATATGGCGATTCTTCCACAGACACCTGAAGCGCCGAGCGGCCTAACAGTGCACGAATTGGTGTCGTACGGCAGGTTTCCGCATCAATCAGGATTCGGCAGATTAAATGACGAAGACCGCCGGATTATCAAATGGGCGCTTGAAGAAACAGGCATGGCTGAATATGCTGAACGGCCGATTGAGGCATTGTCAGGCGGACAGCGTCAACGTGTGTGGATTGCCATGGCGCTTGCGCAAGGGACGGAACTGCTTCTGCTGGATGAACCTACAACGTATCTTGATCTTGCACATCAGCTTGAAATTCTGCAGCTGCTTGACAGACTCAACAAAGAGCAAGGGCGGACGATTTTAATGGTCATTCATGATCTTAACCATGCAGCTCGTTTTTCTCATTATATGATCGCGCTCAAAAAAGGCACGGTCATCAAGGAAGGAACTGCTCTGGAGGTCATGACACCAGACATTTTGAAGCAGGTATTTCAGATTGATGCCGAAATCGTGACTGATCCCCGTACAAATAAACCTGTATGCTTGACATATGACTTGATTAAAAATGAAAAAGAGCTAGTTACTGTATGA
- the fhuG gene encoding ferrichrome ABC transporter (permease) (Evidence 2a: Function from experimental evidences in other organisms; PubMedId: 8388528, 8596459, 10913070, 15802251, 15849754, 16850406, 24362930; Product type t: transporter) has product MKTKTNKPLIVMAVTFLLIVVVFFISLNLGVIKIAPLKTLQVFFGQGTARDELVLFEFRLPRIILSLLVGAGISVAGAILQSVSQNELAEPGILGINAGGSLAVVLFIYFFQGSASDLSFFGTFMLPFSALAGAILAAFLIYILAWKKGVTPIRLILVGIGVNAGFNALLLIFQLKMDPHDFMQAAVWISGSIWGANWNMIWAILPWIVILLLFTLYKARYLNIMQLGDQLATGLGTAVEKERRILLLAAVTLAASCVAAAGGIAFLGLIAPHVARRLTGPRHQTLIPVSAFIGSFLFLLADTLARNVLAPSEIPVGLVISVLGAPYFIYLLMKAN; this is encoded by the coding sequence ATGAAAACAAAAACAAACAAACCGCTCATTGTAATGGCTGTGACCTTTTTGCTTATCGTGGTGGTCTTTTTTATCAGTCTCAATTTGGGCGTTATCAAAATTGCACCGCTTAAAACGCTTCAGGTCTTTTTCGGCCAAGGAACGGCGCGTGATGAACTTGTCTTATTTGAGTTCAGGCTGCCCCGGATCATCCTTTCTTTGCTTGTTGGAGCAGGGATCTCCGTAGCTGGAGCCATTTTGCAAAGCGTGTCTCAAAATGAACTTGCCGAGCCTGGTATTCTCGGAATTAACGCCGGCGGTTCACTTGCTGTAGTGCTTTTTATATACTTTTTTCAAGGGTCAGCTTCAGATCTTAGCTTTTTCGGAACATTTATGCTGCCGTTCAGTGCTTTGGCAGGAGCAATCCTCGCTGCGTTTCTCATTTATATTCTGGCATGGAAAAAAGGCGTGACACCGATTCGGCTGATTTTAGTCGGCATAGGGGTGAATGCCGGATTCAACGCCCTGTTGCTGATTTTTCAGCTCAAGATGGACCCTCATGATTTTATGCAAGCCGCGGTTTGGATATCCGGCTCAATATGGGGGGCGAACTGGAATATGATCTGGGCGATTCTCCCTTGGATTGTGATCTTGCTTCTGTTTACTTTATATAAGGCACGCTATTTGAACATTATGCAGCTCGGAGACCAATTGGCGACCGGGCTGGGCACCGCTGTTGAAAAGGAAAGACGGATTCTTCTTCTGGCAGCGGTCACTCTTGCCGCTTCATGCGTGGCAGCTGCGGGGGGCATTGCGTTTCTCGGATTGATCGCGCCGCATGTGGCTAGAAGGCTGACCGGTCCACGTCACCAGACGCTGATACCGGTCTCCGCCTTCATCGGCTCATTCCTGTTTTTGCTTGCTGATACGCTGGCGAGAAATGTATTGGCACCATCAGAAATTCCGGTCGGACTTGTCATTTCCGTGCTAGGTGCGCCTTACTTTATTTATTTATTGATGAAAGCGAATTAG